The proteins below are encoded in one region of Paenarthrobacter ilicis:
- a CDS encoding SDR family NAD(P)-dependent oxidoreductase — protein sequence MTALTVLVTGGSSASGVAAARALATAGHRVLTVGSDPARIQAAAAEAGGGVEPMVSDLASLESVQELARTLEDRGIGGVDGVIHLVGGWRGAKGIEDQSDDDWQAMERSAVTTLRNVSRVFYGQLEKSPNGRFAMVSSTTASAPTAATASYAAAKSAAEAWTLSIADGFRRSASNDSTSTDSQSTDSQESSAAVILVVKALVDPAMRLKNPERRFPGYTDVEDLASAVVELFTQPAAQLNGQRILLAK from the coding sequence ATGACCGCATTGACTGTCCTGGTCACGGGAGGCAGCAGCGCTTCGGGCGTTGCTGCCGCCCGTGCGCTGGCCACTGCCGGACACCGCGTCCTGACCGTTGGCTCCGATCCCGCCCGTATCCAGGCAGCAGCTGCCGAAGCGGGTGGGGGCGTGGAACCGATGGTCAGCGATCTCGCCAGCCTGGAATCCGTGCAGGAACTGGCACGCACCCTTGAGGACCGCGGCATTGGGGGCGTCGACGGGGTCATCCACCTCGTTGGCGGTTGGCGCGGCGCCAAGGGAATTGAGGACCAGTCCGACGACGACTGGCAGGCCATGGAACGCAGTGCTGTGACCACCCTCCGCAATGTGTCCCGCGTGTTCTACGGCCAGTTGGAGAAGTCACCCAACGGTCGCTTTGCCATGGTTTCCTCCACCACCGCTTCTGCTCCCACCGCCGCGACGGCCAGTTACGCTGCCGCGAAAAGCGCAGCTGAGGCGTGGACCCTGTCCATCGCCGACGGGTTCCGCCGCTCCGCGTCGAATGACAGCACGTCGACAGACAGCCAGTCGACAGACAGCCAGGAATCCAGCGCAGCCGTGATTTTGGTCGTCAAGGCCCTGGTGGATCCGGCCATGCGGCTCAAGAACCCGGAACGGCGCTTCCCCGGCTACACGGACGTCGAAGACCTGGCGAGTGCCGTCGTCGAACTCTTCACCCAACCCGCCGCCCAGCTCAACGGCCAGCGCATCCTGCTGGCCAAATAG
- a CDS encoding DUF6421 family protein: protein MTSLATATHQIVTADDADWTSLKAAATALQAHQEQDGSIADPAIHAEAATLVAAITEAIAALAPRFPHDSAYLDLLVQDFERWVSTGFGVPDFLDSLLAFQPQEQRINGLQHLVVFPMYTQNGSTNRYVEAVLIEVIWPEFIGGLEAGDYSNKLFVPIRFIDFTPGYDTNSAVLFPESVAVRETPTFTWGAIFADREAARFRRVLKAAAETTSLQLPEDAAQLIDHQDLTQRTFVMWDLIHDRTHMRGDLPFDPFMIKQRMPFFLYSLEELRCDLTAFRESVRIEKDENADPDARKHAKLVQYAVIFDRIFRFAITGSRVRNYDGLGGQLLFAWMHQNHVLHWTDSKLSIDWDNAADVVVELGARIEELYWRSIDRPKAAHWLAAYELISSTVTPHPASVWAKGPEALPLDGPPRGLTDQVLDDEFPLSMFYEALEKKMRPVIESTTGITGSTAA from the coding sequence ATGACTTCACTTGCCACCGCCACACACCAGATCGTCACCGCCGACGACGCGGACTGGACCTCCCTCAAAGCAGCCGCCACTGCACTCCAAGCCCACCAGGAACAGGACGGATCCATTGCCGATCCGGCCATTCATGCCGAAGCCGCCACACTCGTGGCTGCCATCACCGAAGCGATTGCCGCGCTGGCACCGCGCTTCCCCCACGATTCTGCATACCTGGACCTCCTGGTCCAGGATTTCGAGCGCTGGGTCTCCACCGGCTTCGGAGTTCCTGATTTCCTTGACTCCCTGTTGGCGTTCCAGCCCCAGGAGCAGCGGATCAATGGTCTCCAGCACTTGGTGGTGTTCCCCATGTACACCCAGAACGGCAGCACCAACAGGTACGTCGAGGCTGTCCTCATCGAGGTCATCTGGCCGGAGTTCATCGGCGGCCTGGAAGCGGGCGATTATTCCAACAAGCTGTTTGTTCCGATTCGGTTCATCGACTTCACCCCCGGCTATGACACCAACTCGGCCGTGCTGTTCCCCGAATCCGTGGCCGTCCGTGAAACCCCCACGTTCACGTGGGGCGCCATTTTCGCCGACCGCGAAGCTGCCCGTTTCCGCCGGGTCCTCAAGGCAGCCGCGGAGACCACCTCACTCCAGCTGCCGGAGGATGCCGCCCAGCTGATCGACCACCAGGACCTGACACAGCGAACCTTCGTGATGTGGGACCTGATCCACGACCGGACACACATGCGTGGAGATCTGCCCTTCGATCCATTCATGATCAAGCAGCGCATGCCCTTCTTCCTGTACTCCCTTGAAGAGCTCCGGTGCGACCTCACGGCGTTCCGGGAATCAGTCCGCATCGAAAAAGATGAGAACGCTGATCCGGATGCCCGGAAGCACGCCAAGCTGGTGCAGTACGCAGTGATCTTTGACCGCATCTTCCGCTTTGCCATCACCGGCAGCCGGGTCCGCAACTACGACGGCCTGGGCGGACAGTTGCTCTTCGCCTGGATGCACCAGAACCACGTCCTGCACTGGACGGACAGCAAGCTCTCCATTGACTGGGATAACGCTGCTGATGTAGTTGTGGAGCTCGGCGCCCGTATCGAGGAACTGTACTGGCGCTCCATTGACCGCCCGAAGGCTGCGCACTGGCTGGCAGCTTACGAACTCATCTCCAGCACCGTGACCCCCCACCCGGCATCCGTCTGGGCCAAGGGCCCCGAAGCCTTGCCGTTGGATGGCCCGCCGCGCGGACTCACCGACCAGGTGCTGGATGATGAGTTCCCGCTGTCCATGTTCTACGAAGCACTGGAGAAGAAGATGCGCCCCGTGATTGAGTCCACCACCGGCATCACTGGTTCGACGGCGGCCTGA
- the msrB gene encoding peptide-methionine (R)-S-oxide reductase MsrB has product MNTPENTSNTTSVPVEKSDAQWREELSPEEFRVLRQAGTERPYTGEYWDTHTEGVYQCRACGSQLFTSREKFDSHCGWPSFWAPLADGTVRYLHDRTMGMDRVEVRCANCDSHLGHVFEGEGYDNPTDQRFCINSVSLRLVTPDQS; this is encoded by the coding sequence ATGAACACTCCAGAAAACACCAGCAACACAACGTCGGTACCTGTGGAGAAGAGCGACGCCCAGTGGCGCGAAGAGTTGTCCCCCGAGGAATTCCGGGTCCTGCGCCAAGCGGGCACGGAGCGCCCCTACACGGGCGAGTACTGGGACACCCACACAGAAGGTGTTTACCAGTGCCGCGCCTGTGGTAGCCAGCTGTTCACCAGCCGCGAGAAGTTTGATTCCCACTGTGGCTGGCCTTCCTTCTGGGCGCCGTTGGCTGACGGAACTGTCCGTTACCTGCATGACCGCACCATGGGAATGGACCGTGTTGAAGTCCGTTGCGCCAACTGCGACTCACACCTTGGACATGTGTTCGAGGGTGAGGGCTATGACAACCCCACCGATCAGCGGTTCTGCATCAACTCCGTTTCCCTCCGCCTGGTCACCCCGGACCAGAGCTAG
- a CDS encoding alpha/beta hydrolase family protein — translation MASRTAPEKTPDNTLSPRTKWAIGGFLAGSSLAGMLAAGSSALAVYFARRVITPGARHEDQEVLAVIRAETGLQVILAATPDSTINGVFSLFFSGGKGHARIGRIVSYSPAEQTVLREVEEVYSGNLSEARRAWWSGAVFPDPAAMGLEAEDVDLEVDGGKAPAWLIRANAGASSAVWAIMVHGRGATRLEGLRAVPSARKLGMDSLLISYRNDGLAPSALDGRYGLGSTEWRDVEAAIEYAVAHGAKEVVLFGWSMGGAISLQTADLSEHRLLIRGLVLDAPVINWVNVMAHHARMNRIPYTVGRYGQLMLTHPLGRRLTGLAAPVDLKSMDWEARAVELRTPTLLIHSVDDDYVPFGPSATLAEKNPEMVTFVPFDGARHTKEWNVDPEKWERTVESWLQRLLAPRKNPGQSSLETPAAG, via the coding sequence ATGGCATCGCGAACCGCACCAGAGAAAACCCCGGACAACACGCTGAGCCCCCGCACCAAATGGGCCATTGGAGGCTTCCTCGCGGGAAGCAGCCTGGCGGGCATGCTGGCCGCCGGTTCCTCTGCGCTCGCCGTGTACTTTGCCCGCCGGGTCATCACGCCCGGAGCCCGGCACGAGGACCAGGAAGTACTGGCCGTTATCCGCGCGGAAACGGGGCTGCAGGTCATCTTGGCAGCCACGCCGGATTCCACCATCAACGGGGTGTTCAGCCTGTTCTTCTCCGGTGGTAAGGGACATGCGCGCATTGGACGCATCGTGTCCTACTCGCCCGCCGAACAAACAGTCCTCCGCGAGGTGGAAGAGGTCTACAGCGGCAACCTGTCCGAGGCCCGCCGGGCCTGGTGGAGTGGAGCCGTCTTCCCGGACCCGGCCGCCATGGGTCTCGAGGCAGAGGACGTGGACTTGGAGGTCGACGGCGGCAAGGCACCTGCGTGGCTCATCCGCGCCAACGCAGGGGCTTCTTCAGCGGTGTGGGCCATCATGGTCCACGGCAGGGGAGCCACCCGCCTGGAAGGACTTCGTGCAGTTCCCAGTGCGCGGAAGCTTGGAATGGACAGTCTGTTGATTTCCTACCGGAACGATGGCTTGGCGCCATCGGCCCTTGATGGGCGCTACGGGCTGGGGTCCACCGAGTGGCGGGATGTGGAGGCGGCCATCGAGTACGCCGTAGCGCATGGAGCCAAAGAAGTGGTGCTGTTTGGCTGGTCCATGGGCGGCGCCATCAGCCTGCAAACGGCAGATTTGTCGGAGCACCGGCTGTTGATCAGGGGCCTGGTACTGGACGCCCCGGTCATCAACTGGGTGAATGTAATGGCACACCATGCCAGGATGAACCGCATTCCCTACACCGTGGGACGCTACGGCCAACTGATGCTGACCCACCCGTTGGGGCGGCGGCTCACCGGCTTGGCCGCACCCGTTGATTTGAAGTCGATGGACTGGGAAGCCCGGGCTGTTGAGCTGCGCACTCCCACGCTGCTGATACACAGCGTGGATGACGACTACGTACCCTTCGGGCCGTCCGCGACCCTGGCAGAAAAGAATCCGGAGATGGTGACCTTCGTGCCCTTTGACGGTGCCAGGCACACGAAGGAGTGGAACGTTGACCCGGAGAAATGGGAACGGACGGTCGAGTCTTGGCTGCAAAGGCTCCTCGCGCCACGCAAGAACCCGGGTCAGTCGTCGTTGGAAACACCCGCTGCAGGCTAG
- the ybaK gene encoding Cys-tRNA(Pro) deacylase has product MAKKTASLGTPATAALTAAGVPFTAHPYQHDPANTNFGMEASQLLGIDPARVFKTLMVDIDGHLAVAIVPVSGNLDLKAAASALGSKKATMADPKAAERRTGYVLGGISPLGQRQHSPTVLDESAMSFDTILVSGGRRGLDIEVAPADLLRLTQGQTAAIGTAKA; this is encoded by the coding sequence GTGGCGAAAAAAACCGCCTCGTTGGGAACGCCGGCCACGGCAGCTCTTACTGCCGCCGGCGTTCCCTTCACGGCGCACCCGTACCAGCACGATCCCGCGAACACCAATTTTGGGATGGAAGCCTCCCAGCTTCTGGGAATTGATCCAGCCCGGGTCTTCAAGACGCTCATGGTGGACATCGATGGCCACTTGGCTGTTGCCATCGTCCCTGTGTCCGGCAACCTGGACTTGAAAGCCGCTGCATCGGCGCTGGGTTCCAAGAAAGCAACCATGGCGGATCCGAAGGCTGCGGAACGGCGGACAGGCTACGTACTTGGAGGCATATCGCCGCTCGGCCAGCGGCAGCACTCCCCCACTGTCCTGGACGAATCCGCGATGTCCTTCGACACCATCCTGGTGTCCGGGGGCAGGCGGGGACTGGACATCGAAGTGGCCCCGGCTGACCTGCTGCGCCTGACCCAGGGACAGACCGCTGCGATCGGCACCGCCAAAGCCTAG
- a CDS encoding SufE family protein produces MTTNTLPTALAEIVDDFQALTEPDRLQLLLEFSRGLPELPDRLKDHPELLEQVVECQSPLFLTIESEKNDGGPAATAYRLYFKAPQEAPTTRGFAGVLHEGLDGLTAEEILAVPDDMPELLGLTRAITPLRMRGMTAMLGRIKRKVAAASRLEQ; encoded by the coding sequence ATGACTACCAACACTTTGCCTACCGCCTTGGCGGAAATCGTGGACGACTTCCAGGCCCTGACCGAGCCGGACCGGCTCCAGCTGCTGCTCGAATTCTCCAGGGGTTTGCCTGAGCTTCCGGACCGGTTGAAGGACCACCCGGAATTGCTGGAGCAGGTAGTGGAATGCCAGTCGCCGTTGTTCCTGACCATCGAGTCGGAGAAGAACGACGGCGGTCCCGCCGCCACCGCTTACCGGCTGTACTTCAAGGCCCCGCAGGAAGCTCCCACTACCCGCGGCTTCGCTGGTGTCCTTCACGAAGGACTCGACGGGCTGACGGCAGAGGAAATCCTTGCGGTGCCGGACGATATGCCGGAGCTTTTGGGCCTCACCCGCGCCATCACTCCCCTCAGGATGCGGGGAATGACCGCCATGCTGGGCCGGATCAAGCGTAAGGTCGCTGCTGCCAGCCGATTGGAGCAGTAA
- a CDS encoding sulfurtransferase, with the protein MSYPVEQNEKFAAYANPERLVSTEWLAAALADGAIADGKLVLVESDEDVLLYETGHIPGAVKIDWHTDLNDEVTRDYVDGAAFAALAASKGISRDSTVVIYGDKSNWWAAYALWVFTLFGHEDVRLLDGGRDKWIAEGREVTTDVPKPAAGEYPEVERNDAPIRAFKEDVLAHLGNPLIDVRSPEEYSGQRTHMPAYPEEGALRGGHIPTAASVPWAKAAAEDGTYRSREELEALYLDGAGLNAGDDVVAYCRIGERSSHTWFALKYLLGFDTVRNYDGSWTEWGNAVRVPIVKGTEPGTVPTQLVRN; encoded by the coding sequence ATGTCCTACCCCGTTGAACAGAACGAAAAGTTTGCTGCATACGCAAACCCGGAACGACTCGTCTCCACAGAGTGGCTTGCTGCAGCTCTTGCAGACGGCGCCATTGCCGACGGCAAGCTGGTGCTGGTGGAGTCCGATGAGGATGTACTCCTCTACGAGACAGGACACATTCCGGGCGCGGTCAAGATCGACTGGCACACGGACCTTAACGATGAAGTGACCCGTGATTACGTGGACGGCGCCGCCTTCGCTGCGCTGGCCGCGTCCAAAGGCATCTCCCGCGACAGCACTGTGGTGATCTACGGGGACAAGTCCAACTGGTGGGCGGCCTATGCGCTGTGGGTCTTCACGCTTTTTGGCCACGAGGACGTCAGGTTGCTCGACGGCGGTCGTGACAAGTGGATCGCCGAAGGGCGCGAAGTGACCACCGACGTCCCGAAGCCTGCCGCTGGCGAATACCCGGAGGTGGAGCGGAACGATGCCCCCATCCGCGCCTTCAAGGAAGACGTTTTGGCGCACCTGGGCAATCCGCTGATCGACGTCCGTTCCCCCGAGGAATACTCCGGCCAGCGCACCCACATGCCCGCCTACCCCGAGGAAGGCGCCTTGCGGGGTGGCCACATTCCTACTGCGGCATCCGTTCCGTGGGCCAAGGCAGCTGCCGAGGACGGCACCTACCGCAGCCGCGAAGAACTTGAAGCCCTCTACCTTGATGGTGCGGGCCTGAACGCCGGCGACGACGTCGTTGCGTACTGCCGGATCGGTGAACGCTCCAGCCACACTTGGTTTGCCCTGAAGTACCTGCTGGGCTTCGACACCGTCCGCAACTACGACGGTTCCTGGACCGAGTGGGGCAACGCCGTTCGCGTGCCGATCGTCAAGGGTACCGAGCCGGGCACCGTTCCCACCCAGCTGGTCCGGAACTAG
- the zapE gene encoding cell division protein ZapE, whose amino-acid sequence MVQIEQLAARTPAVSVEELLKGFYPSPRFGEVSFDSYRPDPAQPSQANAVKLLSAFADSVGTADGGGLFKKLFGKKAPAARAGIYLDGGFGVGKTHLLASLWHRSPGPKAFGTFVEYTNLVGALSFRKTVEALSSYKLVCIDEFELDDPGDTVLMSRLMRELADAGVKLAATSNTLPGSLGEGRFAAVDFQREIQVLADQFDVVRIDGEDFRHRGLPAAPEPLETKELKRRMNAEFHGKTVAVDDFKTLVNHLAAVHPSRYRQLLDGVEAVVWSDVETITEQAVALRFVVLADRLYDKDVPILASGVPFDQLFTEEMMTGGYMKKYFRAVSRLTALAREAQNHEPA is encoded by the coding sequence GTGGTACAGATCGAACAACTGGCTGCCCGCACGCCGGCAGTCTCAGTGGAAGAACTCCTCAAGGGTTTCTACCCCTCTCCGCGATTCGGAGAGGTGTCGTTCGACAGCTACCGTCCGGACCCGGCACAGCCCAGCCAAGCCAACGCCGTCAAGTTGCTGTCCGCCTTCGCAGACAGCGTGGGGACGGCCGATGGGGGAGGTCTCTTCAAGAAACTGTTTGGCAAGAAGGCTCCTGCCGCCAGGGCCGGCATCTACCTGGACGGCGGATTCGGTGTGGGCAAGACCCACCTTTTGGCTTCGCTGTGGCACCGATCGCCCGGACCCAAGGCATTTGGCACCTTCGTGGAGTACACCAACCTGGTGGGTGCCCTGTCCTTCCGTAAAACGGTGGAAGCCCTCAGCAGCTACAAGCTGGTGTGCATTGATGAGTTCGAACTCGACGATCCGGGCGACACGGTCCTGATGTCCCGCCTCATGCGGGAACTGGCCGACGCCGGCGTGAAGTTGGCCGCAACCTCCAACACCCTGCCCGGTTCCCTGGGCGAAGGCCGCTTTGCCGCGGTGGACTTCCAGCGCGAAATCCAGGTCCTGGCGGACCAGTTCGATGTTGTGAGGATCGACGGAGAGGACTTCCGCCACCGCGGCCTGCCTGCTGCCCCTGAGCCGCTGGAAACCAAGGAACTCAAGCGCCGCATGAACGCAGAATTCCACGGCAAGACAGTGGCTGTGGACGACTTCAAGACCCTCGTCAACCACCTGGCCGCGGTTCACCCCAGCCGGTACCGGCAACTCCTTGACGGTGTGGAGGCCGTGGTGTGGAGCGACGTCGAAACCATCACGGAGCAGGCAGTTGCCCTGCGCTTCGTCGTCTTGGCCGACAGGCTCTACGACAAAGATGTGCCGATTCTCGCCAGTGGCGTCCCCTTCGATCAGCTCTTCACGGAGGAGATGATGACGGGCGGGTACATGAAGAAGTACTTCCGCGCTGTTTCACGCCTCACGGCACTGGCCCGGGAAGCGCAGAACCACGAACCCGCCTGA
- a CDS encoding benzoate/H(+) symporter BenE family transporter, with translation MPSASSPTTARQDPQRTIGPQVTAGIVTALVGFTSSFAVVLAGLKAVGANQAQASSGLLALTLTFGLGILWLSWRSRLPITLAWSTPGAALLASAGMVDGGWPAAVGAFLMVGILIVLTGLLPALGRLMALIPTALAQAMLAGVLLPLCLAPFKSLGTAPLFVAPVVACWILLMKFAPRWSVPGSLVVALGVIGIHLAINGVAIPLDGLLPKLEWTTPAFSLEAAVGLALPLFIVTMASQNIPGVAVLKSFGFTAPWRSSMVVTGAGTMAAAPFGGHAINLAALSAALAAGEEAGKDHGRRWIAAFISGFAYLVLAAASAALVTVVAAAPPGLLEAVAGLALLGTLAASISSALAAVEERIPSCITFLLAASGLSFAGVGAAFWALAAGILVRWLLKTKERPRKA, from the coding sequence ATGCCTTCCGCTTCATCGCCCACCACTGCACGCCAGGATCCGCAGAGGACCATTGGTCCGCAAGTGACGGCCGGAATTGTTACGGCCTTGGTGGGCTTCACGTCTTCCTTCGCCGTGGTGCTGGCCGGCCTCAAGGCCGTCGGAGCAAACCAGGCGCAAGCCTCCAGCGGTTTGCTGGCGCTCACCCTGACCTTTGGCCTGGGAATTCTCTGGCTTTCCTGGCGCTCACGGCTGCCCATCACCCTGGCCTGGTCCACGCCAGGCGCGGCGCTCCTGGCTTCTGCCGGGATGGTCGACGGCGGTTGGCCGGCCGCCGTCGGAGCCTTCCTGATGGTGGGGATCCTGATCGTCCTGACCGGCCTGCTCCCGGCGCTGGGCCGACTCATGGCATTGATTCCCACAGCGTTGGCCCAGGCAATGCTCGCCGGGGTCCTGCTCCCGCTCTGCCTGGCGCCTTTCAAGTCGCTGGGCACCGCACCGCTTTTCGTTGCACCCGTGGTCGCCTGCTGGATCCTCCTCATGAAGTTCGCGCCACGATGGTCCGTACCGGGATCCCTGGTGGTGGCACTGGGCGTCATCGGCATCCATCTGGCGATCAACGGCGTCGCGATTCCCTTGGATGGCCTGCTGCCGAAGCTGGAATGGACCACGCCGGCCTTCAGCCTGGAGGCGGCGGTGGGCCTGGCCCTGCCCCTGTTCATCGTCACCATGGCGTCGCAGAACATCCCCGGCGTGGCGGTCCTGAAGTCCTTCGGATTCACTGCACCGTGGCGCTCATCCATGGTGGTCACAGGAGCCGGAACCATGGCGGCTGCACCGTTCGGCGGCCACGCCATCAACCTGGCCGCACTGAGTGCAGCCCTGGCAGCCGGCGAAGAGGCCGGCAAGGATCACGGGCGCCGGTGGATCGCGGCCTTTATCTCAGGGTTTGCCTACCTGGTTCTTGCTGCGGCATCAGCCGCGCTGGTGACAGTTGTTGCCGCCGCTCCCCCGGGCCTGTTGGAGGCGGTTGCCGGCCTGGCCCTCCTGGGAACCCTGGCAGCGTCAATATCCTCGGCGCTGGCGGCCGTGGAGGAACGCATACCGTCCTGCATCACTTTCCTGCTGGCGGCCTCGGGGCTGAGCTTTGCTGGTGTGGGCGCTGCTTTCTGGGCGCTGGCTGCCGGCATCCTGGTCCGCTGGCTCCTGAAAACCAAGGAGCGTCCGCGGAAAGCCTGA
- a CDS encoding antitoxin produces MPVGLIDDLKGKAQGLIQGNEEAIKNGIEKAGDFVDEKTGGKYAGHVDKVQNAASDFVAKHDGEPGTAPVTDEPKQP; encoded by the coding sequence GTGCCCGTGGGTTTAATTGACGACCTGAAGGGTAAAGCTCAGGGTCTCATTCAAGGCAACGAAGAAGCCATTAAGAATGGCATCGAAAAAGCCGGGGACTTCGTAGATGAAAAGACGGGCGGAAAGTACGCCGGTCACGTCGACAAAGTCCAGAATGCCGCTTCCGACTTCGTCGCCAAGCACGACGGTGAGCCTGGAACGGCTCCCGTCACGGATGAGCCGAAGCAGCCATAG
- a CDS encoding amino acid permease: MNQQTASKSVLRRKPIDDIEEESKHSGLFKSLGLWQLTAIGVGGIIGVGIFSLAGVVAHGDASNPGVGPAVLISFLVAGLASGAAALSYAEFAGMIPRAGSAYTYGYVALGEIIGWFIGWDLLLEYIAIVAVVAIGISGYFDAFLSGIGIHMPTWMSSTVDEGKGGIINLPAILVCLLVTWILSRGTKAFGRFELVAVAIKVVLILFIIGLGIFYINTENYNPFMPSGFGPVLAGAATVFFAVFGYDAMSTAAEEAKDGKKHMPKAIILSLIIAMLLYVAATLVLTGMQNYKDIDPKAGFASAFSGVGLPVIATIISVFAVLSILTVMLTFLLGVTRVWFSMSRDGLLPGWFAKTDRNGTPQRVTWIAGVASAFLAGVFPIKEVADLTNIGILAAFVVVCISVIVFRYTKPNAPRTFRLPLMPVVPAFGVLASAFLMVQLHWETWVRFGVWLIIGLIIYFAYGRKNSLMNPDSPRHTLESKPLA, encoded by the coding sequence ATGAATCAACAGACGGCTTCCAAGTCCGTCCTGAGGCGCAAGCCGATCGACGATATCGAGGAAGAAAGCAAACACAGTGGTCTCTTTAAGAGTCTTGGCCTCTGGCAACTGACAGCCATCGGCGTAGGCGGCATTATCGGCGTCGGCATCTTCTCCCTTGCGGGAGTGGTGGCGCACGGCGACGCCAGCAATCCCGGCGTCGGGCCGGCAGTACTGATTTCCTTCCTCGTCGCCGGCCTGGCCTCAGGCGCGGCCGCTTTGTCCTATGCGGAATTCGCCGGCATGATCCCCCGTGCGGGCTCTGCCTATACCTACGGCTATGTTGCCCTGGGTGAAATCATTGGCTGGTTCATCGGGTGGGATCTCCTGCTCGAGTACATCGCCATTGTCGCGGTGGTGGCTATCGGCATCTCCGGCTACTTCGATGCTTTCCTTTCCGGAATCGGCATCCATATGCCCACCTGGATGTCCTCCACCGTGGACGAGGGCAAGGGCGGCATCATCAACCTGCCTGCCATTCTGGTGTGCCTCCTGGTGACGTGGATCCTCAGCCGGGGCACCAAGGCATTTGGCCGATTCGAACTGGTGGCTGTGGCCATCAAGGTGGTGCTCATCCTGTTCATCATCGGGTTGGGGATCTTCTACATCAACACCGAAAACTACAACCCCTTCATGCCCAGCGGCTTCGGACCCGTCCTGGCAGGCGCAGCAACGGTGTTCTTCGCAGTGTTTGGCTATGACGCCATGAGCACCGCGGCAGAAGAGGCCAAAGACGGCAAGAAGCACATGCCCAAGGCCATCATCCTGTCCTTGATCATCGCCATGCTCTTGTACGTTGCCGCCACCCTGGTCCTGACGGGGATGCAGAACTACAAGGACATCGATCCCAAGGCCGGCTTCGCCTCCGCGTTCTCCGGAGTGGGCCTGCCCGTGATTGCCACCATCATCTCGGTCTTCGCTGTTCTCTCCATCCTCACCGTGATGCTGACCTTCCTCCTGGGCGTCACACGGGTGTGGTTCTCCATGAGCCGTGACGGCCTGCTTCCCGGCTGGTTCGCCAAGACGGACAGGAACGGAACACCTCAGCGTGTCACCTGGATCGCCGGCGTAGCCTCCGCGTTCCTGGCAGGGGTCTTCCCGATCAAGGAAGTTGCCGACCTCACCAACATCGGCATCCTTGCCGCGTTCGTGGTGGTGTGCATTTCCGTGATCGTGTTCCGCTACACCAAGCCCAACGCGCCGCGGACCTTCCGCCTGCCGCTCATGCCCGTCGTTCCGGCATTCGGCGTCCTGGCTTCGGCATTCCTGATGGTGCAGCTGCACTGGGAAACCTGGGTCAGGTTCGGTGTATGGCTCATCATCGGCCTGATCATCTACTTTGCCTACGGCCGCAAGAACTCCCTGATGAACCCGGACAGCCCGCGGCACACCCTGGAAAGTAAGCCCTTGGCGTAG
- a CDS encoding cytochrome: protein MTAPLLAHATDYGRMYARSTTEHYSVPSITTVIGQQAHGLDGWFSYMGASSLAADPELASLVGSPSKIRQAVNKASKAAEQYRDKAAARGDRVHTYCEQVALRAMGRPHRVEECLAELAENGEQAFASRFDEWWELYQVEPLAPEITVWNSAVGYAGTLDLVARINGRICLIDYKTKGTTRDGTVKALDDKVVMQLTAGMKAEESLVDPVAGTWEPWKYGDNPMLLAVAVGETEVRPQRANPEILKHHWWKFCALRRVWEMSADVVAAGPALLPIAPPVFATPAAGRQTAGAR from the coding sequence ATGACTGCACCACTGCTTGCCCACGCTACTGACTACGGCCGGATGTACGCCCGCTCCACCACGGAGCACTATTCGGTTCCTTCCATCACCACCGTTATCGGCCAACAAGCGCACGGTTTGGATGGATGGTTCAGCTACATGGGAGCCAGCAGCCTTGCGGCGGATCCTGAGCTCGCTTCCTTGGTGGGCAGCCCCTCGAAAATCCGCCAGGCAGTCAACAAAGCATCCAAAGCAGCTGAGCAATACCGGGACAAGGCCGCGGCACGTGGGGACAGGGTCCACACCTACTGCGAGCAAGTGGCACTGCGGGCCATGGGCCGGCCCCACCGGGTGGAGGAATGCCTGGCTGAGTTGGCGGAAAACGGTGAGCAGGCATTTGCCTCCCGTTTCGATGAGTGGTGGGAGCTATACCAGGTGGAGCCGCTGGCGCCGGAGATTACAGTGTGGAACTCAGCAGTGGGTTACGCGGGAACGCTGGACCTGGTGGCCCGCATCAATGGCAGGATCTGCCTCATTGACTACAAGACCAAGGGCACCACCCGGGACGGCACCGTCAAAGCACTTGACGACAAAGTAGTGATGCAGCTGACCGCCGGAATGAAGGCCGAGGAGAGCCTGGTGGATCCGGTGGCCGGAACGTGGGAGCCCTGGAAGTACGGTGACAACCCCATGTTGCTGGCAGTGGCCGTCGGTGAGACGGAAGTCAGGCCCCAGCGCGCCAACCCCGAAATCCTGAAACATCACTGGTGGAAATTCTGTGCCCTGCGCCGCGTATGGGAGATGTCAGCCGACGTCGTGGCCGCCGGCCCGGCACTGCTTCCCATAGCTCCGCCCGTGTTCGCGACGCCTGCGGCAGGACGGCAAACAGCGGGAGCACGCTGA